Proteins found in one Serinicoccus marinus DSM 15273 genomic segment:
- a CDS encoding amidohydrolase, whose amino-acid sequence MTTDLTRPLHQSAAAPEPGSLAQVLRRVEDEVDARAEELLAWRREVHQQPEICWEEHRTTELVAGVLSEAGARVRTLPGTGAVVDLGHPEPRTRIALRADLDALPIEEVTGLPYSSRTPGACHACGHDVHTIGLLGAGLALLALDEELHARGVGVRLVFQPAEETHPGGALKVMDDGVLDGVDRMLAVHCDPSVDVGSVGLRVGPITAASDQVHVVISGRGGHTSRPHLTQDITYALAKVVTEVPAALTRRLDPRAAAVLVWGVVRAGAAANVIPAQGEALGTLRMLDPELWEVVEPIFTETVDAVVAPYGVKATVHYTKGVPPVDNENSSVMAMSKAAMLLLGAGAVQPTKQSMGGEDLGWYLQQVPGAMARLGTRTPGGPTYELHQGDLVVDERSVLVAAKLLAGSVFTALGESRT is encoded by the coding sequence TTGACCACCGACCTGACCCGCCCGTTGCACCAGAGCGCCGCCGCTCCCGAGCCCGGCTCGCTGGCCCAGGTGCTGCGACGGGTCGAGGACGAGGTCGACGCCCGGGCCGAGGAGCTGCTGGCCTGGCGCCGCGAGGTCCACCAGCAGCCGGAGATCTGCTGGGAGGAGCACCGCACCACCGAGCTGGTCGCCGGGGTGCTCTCCGAGGCCGGTGCACGGGTGCGGACGCTGCCCGGCACGGGTGCGGTGGTCGACCTCGGCCACCCCGAGCCGCGCACCCGGATCGCCCTGCGGGCCGACCTCGACGCGCTGCCGATCGAGGAGGTCACCGGTCTGCCCTACTCCTCCCGCACCCCCGGGGCCTGCCACGCGTGCGGCCACGACGTGCACACCATCGGCCTGCTCGGCGCGGGGCTCGCGCTGCTGGCCCTCGACGAGGAGCTGCACGCCCGCGGCGTCGGGGTGCGGCTGGTCTTCCAGCCCGCCGAGGAGACCCATCCGGGCGGCGCGCTCAAGGTCATGGACGACGGCGTCCTCGACGGGGTCGACCGCATGCTCGCCGTCCACTGCGACCCCTCGGTCGACGTCGGCAGCGTGGGGCTGCGCGTCGGCCCGATCACCGCGGCCTCGGACCAGGTGCACGTCGTCATCAGCGGGCGCGGAGGGCATACCTCCCGCCCCCACCTCACCCAGGACATCACGTATGCCCTCGCCAAGGTGGTCACCGAGGTCCCGGCCGCGCTGACCCGCCGGCTCGACCCCCGCGCCGCGGCCGTCCTCGTCTGGGGCGTGGTGCGGGCCGGGGCGGCGGCCAACGTCATCCCCGCGCAGGGAGAGGCGCTCGGCACCCTGCGGATGCTCGACCCCGAGCTGTGGGAGGTCGTGGAGCCGATCTTCACCGAGACCGTCGACGCCGTCGTGGCGCCCTACGGGGTCAAGGCCACCGTGCACTACACCAAGGGTGTGCCGCCGGTCGACAACGAGAACAGCTCGGTGATGGCGATGTCCAAGGCGGCGATGCTGCTCCTCGGCGCGGGAGCGGTGCAGCCGACCAAGCAGTCGATGGGCGGTGAGGACCTCGGGTGGTACCTCCAGCAGGTGCCCGGGGCGATGGCCCGGCTCGGCACCCGCACCCCCGGCGGGCCGACCTACGAGCTGCACCAGGGCGACCTGGTCGTGGACGAGCGCTCCGTCCTCGTCGCCGCCAAGCTGCTCGCCGGGTCGGTCTTCACCGCCCTCGGCGAGTCACGGACGTGA
- a CDS encoding mannose-1-phosphate guanylyltransferase has translation MSTLTTSLDGFTAVIPAGGSGTRLWPLSRQDSPKFLHDLTGTGRSLLQATVDRVRPLAGDRVMVVTGRRHADAVRAQLPDLGAEDLLLEPSPRSSMPAVGWAAAVLERRDPEAVLGSFAADHVIDDEAAFAASLRQAVVAARAGALVTLGIRPRYASTAFGYIELGEARPLPGAPDAHQVRSFVEKPEREVAQGYLEGGRHRWNAGIFVVRARVLLDLLAQERPEMVRLLRHLAADPGQLEQVWGSLDALAIDRAVAEPAARSGHVTVVPADVGWDDVGDFASLASLLEERPEHGGVRVLGRAGDVVARDSTGVVAAHGERAVVVLGLDEVVVVDTPDALLVTTRERCQDVRGVVATLQELGRGDLT, from the coding sequence ATGAGCACCCTGACCACCTCGCTGGACGGCTTCACCGCCGTCATCCCCGCGGGCGGGTCAGGGACCCGGCTGTGGCCGCTGTCGCGGCAGGACTCGCCGAAGTTCCTGCACGACCTGACCGGGACCGGCCGTTCCCTGCTGCAGGCCACCGTCGACCGGGTGCGCCCGCTGGCCGGTGACCGGGTCATGGTGGTGACGGGACGACGGCACGCCGACGCGGTGCGCGCGCAGCTGCCCGACCTGGGCGCCGAGGATCTCCTGCTGGAGCCTTCCCCGCGCAGCTCGATGCCGGCGGTCGGGTGGGCCGCCGCCGTCCTCGAGCGTCGTGACCCCGAGGCGGTGCTCGGCTCCTTCGCCGCCGACCACGTCATCGACGACGAGGCGGCCTTCGCCGCCAGCCTGCGACAGGCGGTCGTCGCCGCCCGGGCCGGGGCCCTGGTCACCCTGGGGATCCGGCCCCGCTACGCCTCGACCGCCTTCGGCTACATCGAGCTCGGTGAGGCACGGCCGCTGCCCGGCGCGCCGGACGCGCACCAGGTCCGGTCGTTCGTGGAGAAGCCGGAGCGCGAGGTCGCCCAGGGCTACCTCGAGGGTGGGCGGCACCGGTGGAACGCCGGGATCTTCGTCGTCCGGGCCAGGGTGCTGCTCGACCTCCTGGCGCAGGAGCGGCCCGAGATGGTGCGCCTGCTCCGGCACCTCGCGGCCGACCCCGGGCAGCTGGAGCAGGTCTGGGGCTCGCTGGACGCGCTCGCGATCGACCGTGCCGTCGCCGAGCCGGCCGCCCGCTCGGGTCACGTCACCGTCGTGCCCGCCGACGTCGGCTGGGACGACGTGGGTGACTTCGCCTCGCTCGCGAGCCTGCTCGAGGAACGGCCCGAGCACGGCGGCGTCCGGGTGCTGGGACGGGCCGGTGACGTCGTCGCCCGCGACTCCACCGGGGTCGTCGCGGCGCACGGCGAGCGCGCAGTCGTGGTGCTGGGGCTCGACGAGGTGGTCGTCGTGGACACCCCGGACGCCCTGCTGGTGACCACCCGCGAGCGCTGCCAGGACGTCCGGGGCGTGGTGGCGACCCTGCAGGAGCTGGGACGGGGGGACCTCACGTGA
- a CDS encoding glycosyltransferase — MSDRPGRGPSRRTLRDGVGHPLVTRRPPDTPPPSADGIPEAPRLDHVRVAIVTESFLPALNGVTTSVCKVLECLREQGHDALVVAPGTSPWSPVMTPEHYAGFPVHSVTSVPVRKFRVGLPSYEIETVLHRFRPDVMHVASPFVLGVRGLVAARALGIPSVAIYQTDMPSYIRQHAGPAGDLTARATWRWIRRIHEQADLTLAPSTAALTDLAEHQVPRIALWGRGVDADLFHPDRRTDPGALALRDRLAPRGETVLGYVGRLAPEKELHRLTELSSLPGTRLVLVGEGPSREILQAQLPEAVFLGRREGAELAQAYAAFDLFVHTGTRETFGQTLQEASAAGLPVVAPARGGPLDLIQPGGTGELFDPDVRGALCAAVTPLVGPTAAEVRERMGAAGRQRVQERSWPALVDQLVDHYSAVVHAGSRSVA; from the coding sequence GTGAGCGACCGACCCGGCCGCGGTCCTTCTCGCCGCACGCTGCGCGACGGCGTGGGCCACCCGCTCGTCACCCGACGGCCACCCGACACACCCCCGCCGTCCGCCGACGGCATACCCGAGGCGCCCAGGCTGGACCACGTGCGCGTCGCCATCGTCACCGAGTCCTTCCTCCCCGCCCTCAACGGCGTCACCACCAGCGTGTGCAAGGTGCTGGAGTGCCTGCGCGAGCAGGGCCACGACGCCCTGGTCGTCGCCCCCGGCACCAGCCCGTGGAGCCCGGTCATGACCCCGGAGCACTACGCGGGCTTCCCGGTGCACAGCGTCACCAGCGTCCCGGTCCGCAAGTTCCGCGTCGGCCTGCCGTCGTACGAGATCGAGACCGTGCTGCACCGGTTCCGCCCCGACGTCATGCACGTGGCCTCCCCTTTCGTCCTCGGCGTCCGCGGCCTCGTCGCGGCCCGGGCGCTCGGCATCCCCTCGGTCGCGATCTACCAGACCGACATGCCCTCCTACATCCGCCAGCACGCCGGTCCGGCCGGCGACCTCACCGCCCGGGCGACGTGGCGCTGGATCCGCCGCATCCACGAGCAGGCCGACCTCACCCTGGCACCGTCCACGGCGGCGCTGACCGATCTCGCCGAGCACCAGGTGCCCCGGATCGCGCTCTGGGGACGTGGCGTGGACGCCGACCTCTTCCACCCCGACCGCCGCACCGACCCCGGCGCCCTCGCGCTGCGCGACCGGCTCGCGCCTCGCGGAGAGACGGTGCTGGGCTACGTCGGGCGGCTCGCCCCGGAGAAGGAGCTGCACCGGCTCACCGAGCTCTCCTCGCTGCCCGGCACCCGCCTCGTGCTCGTCGGGGAGGGGCCGAGCCGGGAGATCCTGCAGGCGCAGCTGCCCGAGGCGGTCTTCCTCGGTCGGCGCGAGGGGGCCGAGCTGGCGCAGGCGTATGCCGCCTTCGACCTCTTCGTGCACACCGGCACGCGGGAGACCTTCGGCCAGACGCTGCAGGAGGCCTCGGCCGCCGGGCTGCCGGTCGTGGCGCCCGCACGGGGCGGCCCGCTGGACCTCATCCAACCCGGCGGCACCGGTGAGCTCTTCGACCCGGACGTGCGGGGCGCGCTGTGCGCCGCCGTGACCCCCCTCGTGGGGCCCACCGCTGCCGAGGTCCGGGAACGGATGGGTGCCGCCGGTCGGCAGCGGGTGCAGGAGCGGTCCTGGCCGGCGCTGGTGGACCAGCTCGTCGACCACTACTCGGCGGTGGTTCACGCCGGCTCGCGCTCGGTGGCCTGA
- a CDS encoding 2'-5' RNA ligase family protein, which yields MSPSEHDEHEKASLVVGVALPVPEPWGSHLQRLRIGYGEERAAAIPTHITLLPPTPCSAPELEALEAHLLSVARDHAAFEVMLRGTGTFRPVSEVVFVQVAKGVADCERLERAVRRGPLQRTLDFPYHPHVTLAHDLPLAALDRAFRDLGAFSCTYPADAFRLYVHDGDGVWRTRADYPLTG from the coding sequence ATGAGCCCTTCGGAGCACGACGAGCACGAGAAGGCGTCCCTCGTGGTCGGGGTGGCGCTTCCGGTCCCCGAGCCCTGGGGCAGCCACCTGCAGCGGCTGCGCATCGGCTACGGCGAGGAGCGCGCGGCCGCCATCCCGACGCACATCACCCTGCTGCCCCCGACCCCGTGCAGCGCGCCCGAGCTGGAGGCCCTGGAGGCCCACCTGCTCTCGGTGGCTCGGGACCACGCCGCCTTCGAGGTCATGCTGCGCGGGACGGGCACCTTCCGGCCGGTGTCGGAGGTGGTCTTCGTGCAGGTGGCCAAGGGGGTCGCCGACTGCGAGCGACTCGAGCGGGCCGTGCGGCGCGGGCCGCTGCAGCGCACGCTGGACTTCCCCTACCACCCTCACGTCACGCTCGCCCACGACCTGCCGCTGGCCGCCCTGGACCGCGCCTTCCGCGACCTCGGCGCCTTCAGCTGCACCTACCCCGCGGACGCCTTCCGGCTCTACGTCCACGACGGGGACGGCGTCTGGCGCACCCGCGCGGACTACCCGCTCACCGGGTGA
- a CDS encoding LysM peptidoglycan-binding domain-containing protein, translated as MGLFDRIKGAIDGVREARAGGQQDSRPTSTASPASGTTEPVPAEEPRHATVTVQPGQTLSGIAQERGVDLDEMVRLNGIERPDLIFPGQVFKLPRR; from the coding sequence ATGGGACTGTTCGACCGGATCAAGGGCGCGATCGACGGCGTCCGCGAGGCGCGAGCGGGCGGGCAGCAGGACAGCCGTCCCACCTCGACGGCGTCGCCGGCATCGGGGACGACCGAGCCGGTGCCGGCCGAGGAGCCGCGTCATGCCACGGTCACCGTCCAGCCAGGTCAGACGCTGTCCGGAATCGCCCAGGAGCGCGGCGTGGACCTCGACGAGATGGTGCGGCTCAACGGGATCGAGCGACCCGACCTCATCTTCCCCGGGCAGGTCTTCAAGCTCCCGCGCCGCTGA
- a CDS encoding malate dehydrogenase: MNTPVKVAVTGAAGQIGYSLLFRIASGELLGKDTPVELRLLEITPALGALEGVVMELDDCAFPLLAGVETGDDADVVFDGVNVALLVGARPRTKGMERGDLLEANGAIFTAQGKALNDHAADDVRITVTGNPANTNALIAMSNAPDIPAERFSALTRLDHNRAIAQLAAKVGAPVTDVSHMTIWGNHSATQYPDLFHAQVGGRNAAEAVGDQQWIEDTFIPTVAKRGAAIIEARGSSSAASAASATIDHARDWLRGSPEGDWVSMAVRSDGSYGVEEGIMSSFPVTTRDGSYEIVQGLDIDDFSRGRIDASVAELVEEKAAVTELGLI, encoded by the coding sequence GTGAACACCCCCGTCAAGGTCGCGGTCACCGGCGCGGCCGGCCAGATCGGCTACAGCCTGCTCTTCCGCATCGCCTCCGGCGAGCTGCTCGGCAAGGACACCCCGGTCGAGCTGCGGCTGCTGGAGATCACGCCCGCGCTCGGGGCGCTCGAGGGCGTCGTCATGGAGCTCGACGACTGCGCTTTCCCGCTGCTCGCGGGGGTCGAGACCGGGGACGACGCCGACGTCGTCTTCGACGGCGTCAACGTGGCTCTGCTCGTCGGCGCGCGCCCACGCACCAAGGGGATGGAGCGCGGCGACCTGCTCGAGGCCAACGGCGCGATCTTCACCGCGCAGGGCAAGGCGCTCAACGACCACGCGGCCGACGACGTGCGGATCACCGTCACCGGCAACCCGGCCAACACCAACGCGCTCATCGCGATGAGCAACGCCCCCGACATCCCGGCCGAGCGGTTCTCCGCGCTCACCCGGCTGGACCACAACCGCGCGATCGCCCAGCTCGCGGCCAAGGTCGGCGCCCCCGTCACCGACGTCTCGCACATGACGATCTGGGGCAACCACAGCGCGACGCAGTACCCCGACCTCTTCCACGCCCAGGTCGGCGGTCGCAACGCCGCCGAGGCGGTGGGCGACCAGCAGTGGATCGAGGACACCTTCATCCCCACCGTCGCCAAGCGTGGCGCGGCCATCATTGAGGCGCGCGGCTCCTCCTCGGCCGCCTCCGCCGCGTCGGCGACGATCGACCACGCCCGCGACTGGCTGCGCGGCTCCCCCGAGGGCGACTGGGTCTCGATGGCGGTCCGCTCCGACGGGTCCTACGGCGTCGAGGAGGGCATCATGAGCTCCTTCCCGGTGACCACCCGCGACGGCTCCTACGAGATCGTCCAGGGCCTGGACATCGACGACTTCTCCCGGGGCCGGATCGACGCCTCCGTCGCCGAGCTGGTCGAGGAGAAGGCCGCGGTCACCGAGCTCGGCCTCATCTGA
- a CDS encoding DUF3017 domain-containing protein, with the protein MTPAAEDPDELPGGVDPSGPVLGVWWLSLLGLLVAALLLLSSNLRAYGYALGATLGVLALLRAGLPTARAGGLAVRGRWVDVATLLLLGAAVAVLASTLRIV; encoded by the coding sequence ATGACGCCCGCCGCGGAGGATCCCGACGAGCTACCCGGCGGCGTCGACCCGTCCGGACCGGTGCTCGGGGTGTGGTGGCTGAGCCTGCTCGGCCTGCTGGTGGCGGCCCTGCTCCTGCTGTCCTCGAACCTGCGCGCCTACGGGTATGCCCTGGGCGCCACCCTGGGTGTGCTCGCGCTGCTCCGCGCGGGGCTTCCCACCGCCCGCGCCGGCGGTCTGGCGGTCCGGGGGCGGTGGGTCGACGTCGCGACCCTCCTGCTGCTCGGCGCCGCGGTCGCGGTGCTCGCCTCGACGCTGCGCATCGTCTGA
- a CDS encoding bifunctional methylenetetrahydrofolate dehydrogenase/methenyltetrahydrofolate cyclohydrolase, with translation MTATMLDGKAVHATIQDELRSRVEALAERGVVPGLATVLVGDDPASRWYVGAKHKDCAQIGVTSVRRELPAGSSLEEVLAVVDELNDDPAVTAFLVQQPTGLDEFAILSRVDPAKDVDGLHPTNLGALVMNEPAPLPCTPVGCVELLRRYDVPIAGAEVVVVGRGLTVGRPLGLILTRRSENATVTLCHTGTRDLAAHTRRADIVVSAAGVPDMITPDMVKPGAAVLDVGVARRDGKIAGDIHPGVAEVAGWLTPNPGGVGPMTRAMLLTNVVEAAERSASGSSSAG, from the coding sequence ATGACCGCCACGATGCTCGACGGCAAGGCCGTGCACGCGACGATCCAGGACGAGCTGCGGAGCCGGGTGGAGGCCCTGGCCGAGCGCGGCGTGGTGCCGGGGCTGGCGACCGTCCTCGTCGGGGACGACCCGGCCAGCCGGTGGTATGTCGGCGCCAAGCACAAGGACTGCGCGCAGATCGGGGTCACCTCGGTGCGCCGGGAGCTGCCCGCGGGGTCCAGCCTCGAGGAGGTGCTGGCCGTGGTCGACGAGCTCAACGACGACCCCGCCGTCACCGCCTTCCTGGTGCAGCAGCCGACCGGGCTGGACGAGTTCGCCATCCTCTCCCGGGTCGACCCGGCCAAGGACGTCGACGGGCTGCACCCGACCAACCTCGGTGCCCTGGTCATGAACGAGCCCGCACCGCTGCCGTGCACGCCGGTCGGGTGCGTCGAGCTGCTGCGTCGCTACGACGTCCCGATCGCCGGAGCGGAGGTCGTCGTCGTGGGGCGCGGTCTCACGGTGGGGCGCCCGCTGGGGCTCATCCTCACCCGGCGCAGCGAGAACGCCACGGTGACGTTGTGCCACACCGGCACCCGCGACCTGGCCGCGCACACCCGTCGGGCCGACATCGTCGTCTCGGCGGCCGGTGTGCCGGACATGATCACCCCCGACATGGTCAAGCCCGGTGCGGCCGTGCTCGACGTGGGGGTGGCGCGGCGCGACGGCAAGATCGCCGGGGACATCCACCCGGGCGTCGCCGAGGTCGCCGGGTGGCTGACCCCCAACCCCGGTGGGGTGGGACCGATGACGCGGGCGATGCTGCTGACCAACGTCGTCGAGGCGGCGGAGCGGTCCGCGTCGGGCTCTTCGTCGGCCGGATGA
- a CDS encoding glycine cleavage system protein R yields the protein MATLVITVVGDDRPGLVSALADVIAEHGGSWERSQLAELAGKFAGIATVDVAEASAQALADALAGLTGVLDTTVHTARPQPEQAEDAGLLHLDLVGNDRPGIVKEITAALAEHRVSVEDLQTKVVPTPQAGGDLFAARARLRVPPEADLPGLRAGLERIATELLVDLSFEPGGDVDWE from the coding sequence ATGGCGACCCTCGTGATCACCGTTGTCGGCGACGACCGTCCGGGCCTGGTCAGCGCGCTGGCCGACGTCATCGCGGAGCACGGCGGCAGCTGGGAGCGCAGCCAGCTCGCGGAGCTGGCCGGGAAGTTCGCCGGCATCGCCACCGTCGACGTCGCGGAGGCGTCGGCGCAGGCTCTGGCGGACGCCCTCGCCGGGCTCACCGGGGTGCTCGACACGACGGTGCACACCGCCCGCCCTCAGCCGGAGCAGGCTGAGGACGCTGGCCTGCTGCACCTCGACCTCGTCGGCAACGACCGGCCGGGCATCGTCAAGGAGATCACCGCGGCCCTGGCCGAGCACCGGGTGTCGGTGGAGGACCTGCAGACCAAGGTGGTCCCGACCCCGCAGGCCGGCGGGGACCTCTTCGCCGCGCGCGCGCGGCTCCGGGTGCCGCCGGAGGCGGATCTGCCGGGTCTGCGGGCCGGTCTCGAGCGGATCGCCACCGAGCTGCTGGTCGACCTCAGCTTCGAGCCGGGCGGCGACGTCGACTGGGAGTGA
- a CDS encoding DMT family transporter has product MPTEASASAGAPERIAPALVAAATCGAALALQSRVNGTLAQQLGGLPAATISFGSGLVLLTLMLAVPTLRRSAARVWAAVRSGRLRWWQVLGGTAGALLVAGQTYAVPLVGVTAFLVALVGGQSAGALLVDRLGLGPRPAQRLRRGRVLAAGLAVLGVAVAATAPRGPDGADGAAAGPAVVLPLLVVALVGALTSVQQGFNGVLTVVGGATLATAWVNFLTGTLMLLALGGVVAATQDAPLRAAGSGLPWWVWTGGVIGIGYIAAAAFAVQHLPVLVFALVAVTTQLATGILIDALHPAADHVLGPRVVTGVLLAVLGAVWAALSRRRVPGAAATRKGRSPVG; this is encoded by the coding sequence TTGCCCACTGAGGCCTCCGCCTCGGCGGGGGCTCCCGAGCGGATCGCCCCCGCCCTCGTGGCCGCCGCCACCTGCGGGGCCGCGCTCGCCCTCCAGTCGCGGGTCAACGGCACCCTCGCGCAGCAGCTGGGCGGGCTCCCGGCCGCCACGATCTCCTTCGGCAGCGGGCTGGTGCTGCTCACCCTGATGCTCGCCGTGCCGACGCTGCGGCGGAGCGCGGCGAGGGTCTGGGCGGCCGTGCGGTCCGGCCGGTTGCGGTGGTGGCAGGTGCTCGGTGGCACGGCGGGGGCGCTGCTCGTCGCGGGGCAGACGTATGCCGTCCCGCTGGTGGGCGTGACCGCCTTCCTCGTGGCGCTGGTCGGCGGGCAGTCGGCCGGGGCTCTGCTCGTGGACCGGCTCGGTCTGGGCCCGCGCCCGGCGCAGCGGCTGCGGCGGGGCAGGGTGCTGGCGGCCGGGCTCGCCGTCCTGGGGGTGGCGGTCGCCGCGACCGCCCCACGCGGACCCGACGGCGCAGACGGCGCGGCAGCGGGCCCCGCCGTCGTGCTGCCCCTGCTCGTGGTCGCGCTCGTCGGCGCCCTGACCTCGGTGCAGCAGGGGTTCAACGGTGTCCTGACCGTCGTCGGCGGTGCCACGCTGGCCACCGCATGGGTCAACTTCCTCACCGGGACGCTCATGCTGCTCGCGCTGGGCGGGGTGGTGGCGGCCACGCAGGACGCGCCGCTGCGTGCCGCCGGGTCGGGTCTGCCGTGGTGGGTCTGGACCGGCGGCGTGATCGGGATCGGCTACATCGCCGCGGCGGCCTTCGCCGTGCAGCACCTGCCGGTCCTGGTCTTCGCCCTGGTGGCGGTGACCACCCAGCTCGCCACGGGCATCCTGATCGACGCGCTCCACCCTGCCGCGGACCACGTGCTGGGCCCACGGGTGGTGACCGGCGTGCTGCTGGCGGTCCTGGGTGCGGTCTGGGCGGCCCTGTCGCGACGGCGGGTCCCGGGTGCCGCGGCGACGAGGAAGGGCAGGTCGCCGGTAGGGTAG